Genomic DNA from Leptospira broomii serovar Hurstbridge str. 5399:
GACGCATTGTGTCGAACTCCATGGTAAATGATCAGCCATCCTTCCGACGTTTCGATTGGCGGTGGGGAAAGTCCGATTTTATTCGCGTCCCACCAACCTCCCTGCCTAGCTTCCAACATCAATTCGTGACTTCCCCAATTCCGAAGATCGGTGGAATAAGATATCCACATGTGGGCGCCATGCCATCCGATAGGCCGATGGATCAAAGCCCATTTACCTTTGATTCTATAAGGAAATAAGGCCGCGTCTTTGTCTTCAGGTCGCATAATCATTCCGTAACGCTCAAAGTCATGGAAGTCTGTAGTAAATGCCAACGCAACACCCGGACCTTCCCGACTATAAGCGGTATACGCGATCGCATATTTCTGCAATTCCGGAATGAATGTGATACGCGGGTCCTCGACTCCCCAAAGTTCTTCGGGGAAATGTTTCGGGTCCGCTAAGAGTGTCGGCTTAGGATCAATGGTCCAGCCGTCGATGCCGTTTGAAGATCTAGCAGCGCAGAGATGAGACGTCCCAGTCCGATCCTCGACTCTGCACAATAGAAGGGTTTTCCCATCCGGTAAAACGGTCGCTCCTGGATTGAAGACGCTGTGAATCGGATAAGTCCAATTCGCAGCCGTTAGAATCGGATTTTGTTCATATCGGTGAAAAAGCTCGGTATACTGTTGACTCATAAAGATTAAATTTCCTCTATGTCTAGCGGATTCTCCGCTAATCGAAGTTCCAATAAGCTTTGTAGAAATGCGAGTGTGGACTCGGCGCCTTGATTTTCATTTACTCTATCCGGATGCAGACCGTCCCTACAGCCTCCGGTGGTAGGATCGTAGACGGGAGAGCTTAAATCGTTTCGACCTAAAAACCATTCGAAAGCTCGCCTAGCTTCCTTGCGCCAACGAGGGTCTCGGCTACTGCGATAGGCTTCGAGGCAAGCGGAAACCATCGCCTGCGCTTCTACCGGTTGTTGGTCAAATCTTGCATGCTCTCCGCCTCGCGGATAAAAGCCGTTGGATCCGATCGGAACGAAATGCCCGCCCTCCGCGTCGGCACGCTGCAAGTCCGCCAGCCAAGATAGCGATTCGAGTCCGATTTGAGTCATCGAGTCGTTCGGAATCGATCTCCCCGATAATAACATCGAGTGTGGTAAAACCGCATTGCAATAACTGAGTCCCGATTCGAACCAATGCCAGTCTTTGGCATTATTATTTTGATATAAGGTGTGCAGCCTTCCCGCTAATTCTTCCTTGACTTGGCTTGCCATTCGATCCCCTGCAAACCGTTGAAGATATTCGTGAATGCCGATAAGAGCGAATGCCCAGGCTCGAGGACTGGAGGTTTGCAAAATAGCAGGAAGAGCTTGTTCGAATAATCGTCCGGCGATACTCGGAAGAGTCGGGATACTAGCGCGGCCGAGAACGGTTCCCAATGCCCATAAAGACCGGCCATGACTATCATCCGATCCGTTAGCTTCCAACCAGTTTCGTTGATAATCCATAAAGTTACGAAAACGTCCCGTCTCAGGATTGTATGCGTACCATACAAATGCCAAATAACGAAAGGCAGGACCGAAGACCTTGCCGCTTCCAAGTTCCTGCATAAGCGTGCTTACCATCAAAGCTCTCGCATTATCGTCCGTTGTATAACCTTCCTCATAGTTAGGAATTGTAAAGAACGCGTGCTGCAATATGCCCGTATCGTCCGTCATGTGGCGCAAGTGATCCAACTTGAGAGGAGGTAACTCGCCTCGTCTTTTATCCAAAGGCTTGATCGAAAAACCGTGCGAAGAAAAATGTCGACGCTCGACGCGGGCTCTCTCAAAACTTTGCATATAACGTTTTGCGACTTGAGGCCAAATCATCTCACGTCCATACAGGTAGGCTCGCTTTCTCATAGAATGACGCTTGGCTTCGTTATCCAATAGATCGATCACTTGATCGGCCAATGCAACGGAATCCCTAAAGGGAACCAATGCTCCTCTGCCCTCGGAGAGCATCTCTTGGGCATACCAGTAAGGAGTCGAGATAACAGCCTTGCCGGCTCCGAGAGTATATGCAAGAGTACCCGAAACTATTTGTGCGGGATCGAGGTAAGGAGTAATGTAGATGTCCGTTGCGCCGATGAATTCGATCAGTTCTTCCAGAGCCACAAACCTATTATAGAAAATAACGTTACCTTCCACTCGTTTCTCGTGCGCTAACCATTCCAGAGAAAGCCGGTATGTCTCTCCCTCGTTTCGAACGATATGCGGATGAGTTGCACCTAAAATAATATATACCACATTAGGATGTTTACTCAAAATCGCTGGTAAAGCTGCGATGACCGTTTCGAGTCCCTTGTTAGGCGAGAGTAAACCGAAGCTTAGAAGAACCACTTTGCCTTCCACGCCAAACAGATCTTTATGAAAACTCGGATCGACAAAAGGCATATCCGGAATCCCGTGCGGAATGAGATCGATTTTGTCGGGTTGAATACCGTATATCGTCTGTAGAAATTCAACGGCTCTCTCGCTCATTACGACTATTCGATCCGATAGAGAAGCGACCTGTTTCAGAACCTGACGCTGATCGGGATCCGGATCTTCCAAAATTGTATGTAAAGTCGTCACGATTGGCATACGCAAATTCCGTAAGAGCGCGAGGATATGACTACCGGCTCGTCCGCCGAAAATTCCATATTCGAATTGTAAGCAAACAAGATCTACATTATTGACGTTCAAAAAATCGGCGGCACGGTGATAAGATTCGATATCTTTTTCGGTCAGCTCAAATCGAACACGACTCGGGTACGCATACCCCGATTCTATATCGTTAACAGGTAAAGCGATGCAAGTCGTCTCTTGGTAGGCTGACGCAATTGCCTCGCAAAGATCGGTTGTGAACGTGGCGATTCCACATTGACGAGGAAGGTAATTTCCGATAAAAGCAATGCGACTAACGGTGGATAATTTCAAGCTGTGTTCCATGGCAACGTCTCCTTTTGACGATAGATTGACCGAAATGATAGCGGGCCAGCGAGCCTGGAATAGAAAGATAGCCTGAAAGATTTATTCCAAATATTAACTATTTTATATATTCTAATTTACTAGATTTTCTACGATTTGTAAGATAAAGACCTGTCATCACTTTATCGAAAAGATCGGCAGACACCAGAGCAAGCCCCTTGCTATCAGGTCAGAAATCGATCGAACTTATCGATAGAAAGAGCCCGGTTTTCGAATCGTTAATTCATATCAATAGATAGCAAGACGATAAGAATCGAAAAATCTTAAAATTTCAAAGGAATCACATTTATCATCTTCGCTTAAATTAGATCTGTCGACAACAAAACCGATAAAACCGTCAATATCAGGAAAATATAAAAAAACATCTTTAGCGGATACGCCGGAGCTCTCCGGCAAGCAAGCTATTAATACGGAAATAAAAGCTCTGTTTAAATCATTTAGTATTATTCAAATTTCATTTTATAAATAAAGATGCAAACATTCCGAAAAAGAATGCAAAATATCAAACTTCATTCCATAAAATGGATTCGAACAAAATCCTAATTTTACTTTTCCATAATGGAACGGTCTAAACCGATTCCCGACAAATTCGTCGTTAGAGAAGAACAAATAAAATTTTCCAATTCAATCTCAAGCAGAATCTATAGAATACATAATCGATTACGACGAATCTTTAAATAAATAAAAACCGCAGCGGCTATTCAAAAAGGATTTATAATTCGAAAGGACAAGCGTCCGACCGAGAAGGTTTCCCTTGTAGATTAGGAAAAATTGAATGATATGGTATCTATATTTTAGACAAAATATCCAGAGGAAGTGTGATTATAATTTTCGTTCCATTTTCATTGATTAATTTAATTCCGCCATTCAGCTGATTCACCATTAATCTTACCAAATGAAGACCGAGCGTTTTGGCTTGAAGTATATCGACGTTCTTTCCGACACCTACCCCGTTGTCCCCGACCGATATGAGCACTTTATCCTCCACCTTTCGAATTTCAATATTAATGGTGCCATTCCTCTTTTCAGGAAATGCATATTTAATGACATTAGATAGTAGTTCGACAAGGATCATGCCGATTGTGGCAGCATCCTTGGCAGGGACAGTTATTCCTTCGATCATTTTATTTACCGTAACGTTTTCGGAAAATTGCACCATTGAATCGATGACTTTGTTAGCGTATATCTGCAGTTGCACCTCTCTGAACGAATCAGTTTCGTACAACAGGGAATATAAATCCGAAATTGAGCTCACTCTCAAATTTAACTCGTCAAGCACCCGTTTCGTATCCACGGAATCCGAGGCAATGGATCTGAGGTTAATCAGACTTGTTATCATGGTAAAACTATTTTTTGTTCTATGCTGTAGTTCTCGTAACATAGAAACTTTTTCGTCAATATCCGCAGCGAGAGAATTTTCATGTCGATTCCTGTCTTCAACATCGCGAATATTGCATTGAATCACGCGTTCTCCCGCGACCAAATACACGTTACTTACGAACTCCACATGAACTTTCCTTCCATCAGACGTTTCTAAGGGCAAATTCGCATACCGAGCATAACCGGTTTCCTGTAATTCTTTAAATAATTTTTTCGAATAATCCGCGTTTCGAAAAGCGTTAATTTCCCAAATACTTTTTTCCAATAGCTGATCCTTCGAATATCCGAGCAACTGGATCAGAAATGGATTAACGTCAACGATCTTTCCGTTTACTGCATCAAGTATTAATATTCCGTCCTTCGCAGCTTCGAATAATCTTCGATATCGCATCTCGAGAAATTTTAGTTCATTACTCTTGGACTCGATTTCGAACTTCTGCTTTTGCATATTTACGTAAGCATCATGTAACCGGAAGGCCATTTTAATCGAGGCATCTAATACGATGATGCCCGAATTTTTAACGACGTAACCGTAGGAAGTTATACCCTCTGTTTTTTTTACAATTTCTCGATCAGCTCTACTTGACAGGAATAAAATAGGTATATCGTGATCTTTGAGTATAATCTTAGCAATTTCTGTTCCGTCCAATTCTTTTCCGAGGTCAATATCCATAAGAATTAGATCTATATCCGAATTCACACTGTCGATAGCAAGTATCGCTTCTTGACCTTTCAGTACGTGACGGACACGATATCCATAATCCGTTAATTGCCTGGACTCGTTCATGCCGATAATGGCGTCGTCCTCAACTAGGAGAATATTTCTTTGCCTTTGCTCGTCCACGATTAAATCTCCTTCATTCAAGACTTATCGATTCGATACGAAAGTTGAGTGCCTTGGGAGCAAGTCGCGCAAAGATGCATCTAACCGATTACAAATAATATCAGAACTTCTATCGAAATGGAAAAAGACTCTCTACCCTACAAATAGAACAAATTCATGCGTATCAAAGCAATTCTTATTTATTCTTATATTATTTTAAAAATACATTTGAGATAAATAAATTTTATTATAATATTCAATAGCCTTAAATTCAAACTAATACGAACATATAAAAATATCCGTTCCGAGTTATGCGAAATAGAATAAAAGGACTCTTCGATTGCGGAATCGATTTATTCCTTCTCCGCAGAATAGCCAGTCGATCCAATTAGAACGATTAGAAGATTTATAATTTTTACAAACATACTTACAGAGTTTTTCTAAATAAAATTCTACATTTACTTTTACGAATAGTAAGAATCCTCAGGGAAGTCCGAGAAAATTAGCCGAGATTCGATAAACCGAATCTTAACAAATCAAGAATCGCTAGACAGGAATGATATAACTTTGGCGTAAAGGTTATCTTTCCCGCACGGAGTCGAAACGTAATGATGCCTCGAAGATCGGGTTAATCGATGAAAAATGGGATTTAAATTTATAGAACCGAGAACCGTCCGTATTTAAGAAAAATTTAAATCTCGCATTCGTTTCGGGAAAGATCCTTTTTACCGCGTAACGCTGATCGGAATAAATCGCGCGAGGATTTCTCTGGCTGTTCGATTTAACCTCGGCTTCCCGGAACCTTCAAATAAAATCCAGTAAGCATAATCAATACTAAACATATCCTTTATATTATGCCTTACTTTTATCCACTGTTGATCGACTCGTTTTTTCGCCTCAACTGTCAGATTCTGGTTTTTTTGAAAATTCTCCAGATAATTATAATATTCGGATATTAGCGTTGGCGGCATTGGGTCTTTCCACCTTCTACCGCGAAACGACCTTTCCGTCTCCCAACGAAATTCACCCATCGTCTTCGTAACCGCCAAAGTAACGTTTTCATTTAAGATCGTAGGAAAAAAAAGTCTGCTATTCGTTAAATTTCCGTTCGAACCAGCCTGCCAAAAGACACCTCTATTGCCCGAGAACGGCAAAAGAATACAGTCGGCGAAAAATTCCTTACGAATCAAATCCTGTTGATTCGAACTCCCGACGTAACCGGATCTGGCTTCTCTGTAAAATAAACCCGGATCGACCTTTAAAACCAAATCCGCATTGAATAAAAGTTTCTTCGGAAGAAGAAGGTTAGAATTTGTATCCCCATAAAACTGATCTTCCGATAAAATCGGATATGCTTGGCTCGGGTTCAGGGATATTCCAAGCAAACCCATATGTAAAGTGTTCTCCAATTCCCAATCGAGAAGATGTAATAGGTATTCCTTATCGTGTAAATTCTTAACTTCCGGTTCCCTATTCCAAAGCAGGCTCGATTTTTGAACCTGTTCGTAGGATTGACCCATTTGATTTCTAGATGGATTCTTCTTTCCTGCAAGAACCAAATTTAACCAATCAGGAAGCAAATGGAGTGAAAGCTTAATTTCCGAGCCTGCAGGGTCTTTGACGGAGGAATTAAATTCACGAATTGACGCCTCTAAGTCTTGAATTCTTTTACCGGACAGAATCGTTTCTTCCAAGAAAAAGAAATGAATAAAAAGCAATACCGGCTTAGGTATGTCCGAGCTATCCGAGCGGAATTTCAAGAAGCAAGTCTTATATAAACGAATTAGTACTTTGTAATCTTCCGGATTATGCTGCCTTCGAACATAACCGGGATGATCTTTATAGCCTTTTACTAAATTCTTAATTTGTTCGCAAACATTCGATGGCAGCCCCGAATACGATAATATTTGTGAAAGGCTATCTCTATACTCTTCCGAAAAGCCATCCGGACTTCTCGGATTGAGGGAATCCCCTCTAGGCGCCTCTACCCATTCTTTCGTTTTTTTCTCATCCAATTCGGGCAAACTTTTGATTTGAAGAACTAGATTCGAATCCTGCTGAGAAATCAATACTGCATTCAATTTAAACCATTTTTTATCCGTATTCCGAAAATATATCTGAACCTTCTCGTACCTTGTTAGAGCGAACGGATGAGTTCCTCGCTTCGTGTAAACTTTCGCCTTAATCTGTTTACCGATTAAATTTTCATCGATCTCATGAACTTCAAGTATGGTAGGAAAACTTTCTTCCGAATCGGACGCCAAAAGGGCTTGAAGATTATTTTTCGGTAAAGGATTCGAAGTTTGAATCAGATGATCCAAGGATTGCACAAGTAAAACGTCCTTCCAAGCAGGAAGGTTACTATGATTCGCCAAGAAGGGCAGAAATTCAGGAAGAAAATATTTCTGGTACCAAGCCGGATCTACGGTGAGTCTTTTCAATTCGGCATATGGAATTCGATCTAAAAATTCGTGAAAAAGATTCACTTCCTTATTATTGAATTCATGCAGATGCAACTTAGCTAAAATTCTCTGCTGAAAAGATTTTTCCTGTTGGTTCCTGCGATTAATCGACTTTTGGACAAAGTAGATCGTAGTAACTAGGAGAGCCAAAAAAATGAGTCCATTGACAACCGGAGTCCACGAAAATTCCGGCCATATTAGAATAGGAGAACCGGATTCCTGACTTAGAAGAAACATGTAAGAACGATCGATGATCATTCGGAATTCGTCAAGTAGGAATACCCATAAGATTCGAAATCGACAATTTACGGCACAAATAATCTGAATTCCTTCGACAGATAAGCAAGAAGACATTAATTAAGCTTGAGATTTGCTATCGATCGTATCTAGATGATTTCGGAAATACTTTTGTTTTGACTCTGCCGCGATAAGATCGGCAGGCATCGATTGATATGCTAGAAAAGATTAAATCCGATTTTCCCTTCTTCGCAAAATATTGGGACGAGTATGAACATATGTTCAAAGAGGAAATCATTCCCGCAAAAAAATTACTCCTGCGCCAAGGGGAGATAGCAAAATACGTATACTTCCTGGATCAAGGTTGCCTCCGCTTGGGATTTAACGACAACGATAGGGAAATTACGTTTCAATTTTTCTTCGAATGCCAAGCTATTACCTCGATGGAAAGCTTCAAATCCTATTCCCCGAGTCCCTTTTTTCTCGAAAGCATAGAACCTTCCCGACTATTCGCATTGGGTCGAGACGATGCGTTGATGCTATATAATAAGCACGAGGAATTTAAAGATTATTTGATCGAATTCCTTTTTTCAAGAGTCACCAATTACATCCGATTATTTCTCTCCAGAATTAAAGATACGCCGGAAGAAAGATATTTGGATCTAATAAGAAACCATCCTGAAATTGTTAATCGAATACCGCAGCATTATATAGCTTCTTATCTAGGAATTACGCCTGTCTCACTAAGCAGAATACGTAATCGAGTCTGGTCCGAGCGTCGTTAAGCGAAAAAAATCCTCGATTTTTTGTTTTCTTTGGAATTGATTGTTGCGGTTACTTGCCGATGTCCGATTGATAAAAGTCGGATCAATTCTTAATTTCAATTTTTAAGCATCAATAGAATTTCGCTTATTATTTACTTGCCTCAGCTATGGAAGACGCAATTTACTTCCGGTAGGGAGAAGTATTCTTGAAATCGAAAATACCGCCTGCTAAAACCTATCTTTACGGTATTGACGGTGTAATTCGCAAGAGTCCAAAAATTCTTCATCCATTCGAATTCGTCCTACTCCTCTTATTACTTAATAATTGTTCGACATTCTTTATCGGGGAAATACCGAAATCACATCGCGAATTCACCAAGGGAAAAGCGAATATATCATACGAATTCATCGGATGGGAAAATAAGGACCGAAGCGAGCTAGCATCGGTGATTTTACAGACGTTTCACGAGAGCGGTATTTTCGGAAATATTTCCTCTTACGTAAATTCCAGGAGCGAAGTCAAAATTCAGATTATTTCCGCCGAATCCCCGAGGTTTTCCATTTTGTTAGGTGAACAAAAACAACCTGTATCATGGGCGGTAGAAAAGAAGCCCGGTCGATTTTTGTTATTTTTGCTAAATCGAGTATTAGCATATC
This window encodes:
- a CDS encoding glycoside hydrolase family 130 protein, producing MSQQYTELFHRYEQNPILTAANWTYPIHSVFNPGATVLPDGKTLLLCRVEDRTGTSHLCAARSSNGIDGWTIDPKPTLLADPKHFPEELWGVEDPRITFIPELQKYAIAYTAYSREGPGVALAFTTDFHDFERYGMIMRPEDKDAALFPYRIKGKWALIHRPIGWHGAHMWISYSTDLRNWGSHELMLEARQGGWWDANKIGLSPPPIETSEGWLIIYHGVRHNASGALYRLGLALFDLQKPEHCLKRGGDWIFGAEEIYEQRGDVDNVVFPCGTTIGSDGDTLHLYYGAADKSIALATGSIRKLLDWLARQ
- a CDS encoding glycosyltransferase family 4 protein, translated to MEHSLKLSTVSRIAFIGNYLPRQCGIATFTTDLCEAIASAYQETTCIALPVNDIESGYAYPSRVRFELTEKDIESYHRAADFLNVNNVDLVCLQFEYGIFGGRAGSHILALLRNLRMPIVTTLHTILEDPDPDQRQVLKQVASLSDRIVVMSERAVEFLQTIYGIQPDKIDLIPHGIPDMPFVDPSFHKDLFGVEGKVVLLSFGLLSPNKGLETVIAALPAILSKHPNVVYIILGATHPHIVRNEGETYRLSLEWLAHEKRVEGNVIFYNRFVALEELIEFIGATDIYITPYLDPAQIVSGTLAYTLGAGKAVISTPYWYAQEMLSEGRGALVPFRDSVALADQVIDLLDNEAKRHSMRKRAYLYGREMIWPQVAKRYMQSFERARVERRHFSSHGFSIKPLDKRRGELPPLKLDHLRHMTDDTGILQHAFFTIPNYEEGYTTDDNARALMVSTLMQELGSGKVFGPAFRYLAFVWYAYNPETGRFRNFMDYQRNWLEANGSDDSHGRSLWALGTVLGRASIPTLPSIAGRLFEQALPAILQTSSPRAWAFALIGIHEYLQRFAGDRMASQVKEELAGRLHTLYQNNNAKDWHWFESGLSYCNAVLPHSMLLSGRSIPNDSMTQIGLESLSWLADLQRADAEGGHFVPIGSNGFYPRGGEHARFDQQPVEAQAMVSACLEAYRSSRDPRWRKEARRAFEWFLGRNDLSSPVYDPTTGGCRDGLHPDRVNENQGAESTLAFLQSLLELRLAENPLDIEEI
- a CDS encoding sensor histidine kinase, encoding MDEQRQRNILLVEDDAIIGMNESRQLTDYGYRVRHVLKGQEAILAIDSVNSDIDLILMDIDLGKELDGTEIAKIILKDHDIPILFLSSRADREIVKKTEGITSYGYVVKNSGIIVLDASIKMAFRLHDAYVNMQKQKFEIESKSNELKFLEMRYRRLFEAAKDGILILDAVNGKIVDVNPFLIQLLGYSKDQLLEKSIWEINAFRNADYSKKLFKELQETGYARYANLPLETSDGRKVHVEFVSNVYLVAGERVIQCNIRDVEDRNRHENSLAADIDEKVSMLRELQHRTKNSFTMITSLINLRSIASDSVDTKRVLDELNLRVSSISDLYSLLYETDSFREVQLQIYANKVIDSMVQFSENVTVNKMIEGITVPAKDAATIGMILVELLSNVIKYAFPEKRNGTINIEIRKVEDKVLISVGDNGVGVGKNVDILQAKTLGLHLVRLMVNQLNGGIKLINENGTKIIITLPLDILSKI
- a CDS encoding Crp/Fnr family transcriptional regulator, whose amino-acid sequence is MLEKIKSDFPFFAKYWDEYEHMFKEEIIPAKKLLLRQGEIAKYVYFLDQGCLRLGFNDNDREITFQFFFECQAITSMESFKSYSPSPFFLESIEPSRLFALGRDDALMLYNKHEEFKDYLIEFLFSRVTNYIRLFLSRIKDTPEERYLDLIRNHPEIVNRIPQHYIASYLGITPVSLSRIRNRVWSERR